In Arthrobacter sp. StoSoilB5, one genomic interval encodes:
- a CDS encoding pentapeptide repeat-containing protein — MAAAKVAAPKISPVRLEELRDDDAPDFQRGERYDGIRFTRVSADGEELSGADFIECEFTGVSFNEAQLRGATFRECVLTEPYAPVFTASRSSWQDVEISNPRWGSAELYEGTWRSVRIDGGKLDYVNLRGSKLMDVQISDCIINELDLGGCTGTRVSLKNCIIGTLDVTGAKLKDVDLRSSEFRGINGLAGLAGVVIDDYQLSLMAPLLAGHLGIRVV, encoded by the coding sequence ATGGCGGCTGCGAAGGTAGCAGCCCCCAAGATCTCACCGGTGCGCTTGGAAGAACTGCGCGACGACGACGCCCCGGACTTCCAGCGCGGCGAACGGTACGACGGCATCAGGTTTACCCGCGTGTCTGCCGATGGGGAGGAACTGAGCGGTGCCGACTTCATTGAGTGTGAGTTCACCGGCGTCTCGTTCAACGAGGCCCAGTTGCGTGGCGCCACGTTCCGGGAGTGCGTCCTTACGGAGCCGTATGCGCCCGTCTTCACAGCCTCCCGGAGCTCCTGGCAGGACGTCGAGATCAGCAACCCGAGGTGGGGATCAGCCGAGCTCTATGAGGGCACCTGGCGTTCCGTCCGGATTGACGGCGGCAAGCTGGATTACGTAAACCTGCGCGGCTCCAAGCTGATGGACGTCCAGATTTCCGATTGCATCATCAACGAGCTCGATCTCGGCGGTTGCACCGGGACCCGGGTGTCGTTGAAGAACTGCATTATCGGCACCCTGGATGTCACCGGCGCCAAGCTCAAGGACGTGGACCTGCGGAGCTCGGAGTTCCGGGGTATCAACGGGTTGGCCGGGCTTGCCGGAGTTGTTATTGACGATTACCAGTTGAGTCTCATGGCCCCCTTGTTGGCCGGTCATTTGGGAATCCGGGTGGTCTGA
- a CDS encoding Gfo/Idh/MocA family oxidoreductase translates to MSTPFATIPDDGTPLRVVVVGAGGMGRAWLRTVEESPLVELAGIVDLDLATANEAAASLGRPELPVGAGTAHLASDVGAQAVINVTVPAAHHPVTTEALAAGLPVLGEKPVASTVAQGLSLAAAAELHGQLFMVSQSRRYNRQLFEAKRQAASLGSVGIVSAEFFKAPHFGGFRDAMDHPLLLDMAIHQFDMARFLLDADPVSVFCEEYNPSWSWYRGDAGATAIFEMTGGERFVFTGSWCSPGHETSWNASWRISGEHGTVLWDGDNEPVSSAPVPPGSSAGDPGQEIAGSLRDFVSSVRTGSIPMGQVHQNIMSLAMVEAAILSASTGARVSVDAFLEDSYQQALLTERDPAVLEVLKSWTSVRSALAGESVPL, encoded by the coding sequence GTGAGCACGCCTTTTGCCACAATTCCCGACGACGGCACTCCCCTCCGCGTCGTAGTGGTCGGCGCCGGGGGCATGGGCCGCGCCTGGCTGCGGACCGTTGAGGAGTCACCGCTGGTGGAGCTCGCGGGCATCGTCGACCTGGACCTCGCGACGGCTAACGAGGCGGCGGCGTCACTGGGCCGGCCCGAGCTCCCCGTAGGTGCCGGGACCGCCCACTTGGCGTCCGACGTCGGAGCTCAAGCGGTCATCAATGTCACCGTCCCTGCCGCTCACCATCCGGTGACCACCGAAGCGCTTGCCGCTGGCCTGCCAGTACTCGGAGAAAAGCCCGTGGCATCCACGGTGGCCCAAGGCCTGTCCTTGGCCGCAGCCGCAGAACTCCACGGCCAGCTCTTCATGGTCAGCCAATCCCGCCGCTACAACCGGCAACTGTTTGAGGCCAAGCGCCAGGCAGCTTCCTTGGGGTCAGTTGGCATTGTTTCAGCGGAATTCTTCAAGGCGCCGCACTTCGGCGGTTTCCGGGATGCCATGGACCACCCGCTGTTGCTGGACATGGCCATCCATCAGTTCGACATGGCCCGGTTCCTGCTGGACGCCGATCCTGTTTCTGTCTTCTGCGAGGAGTACAACCCCTCCTGGAGCTGGTACCGCGGCGACGCCGGGGCTACTGCCATCTTTGAGATGACCGGCGGCGAGCGCTTTGTGTTCACGGGCAGCTGGTGCAGCCCGGGCCATGAGACTTCTTGGAATGCTTCGTGGCGGATCAGCGGCGAGCACGGCACGGTCTTGTGGGACGGGGACAATGAGCCAGTGTCCTCTGCGCCTGTTCCTCCGGGATCCAGCGCTGGCGACCCGGGCCAGGAAATTGCTGGCTCCCTGCGAGACTTCGTATCTTCAGTCCGCACCGGAAGTATCCCGATGGGCCAGGTGCACCAGAACATCATGAGCCTGGCCATGGTGGAGGCCGCCATCCTCAGTGCCTCGACCGGTGCCCGGGTATCGGTGGACGCCTTCCTAGAGGACTCGTACCAACAGGCCCTCCTGACCGAGCGGGACCCGGCCGTGCTGGAGGTCCTGAAGTCGTGGACGTCGGTCCGGAGTGCGCTTGCGGGCGAAAGCGTCCCGCTGTAA
- a CDS encoding carbohydrate ABC transporter permease: MTTVLKASVRPPVRVKAPANNRKNWGYTALAIFFLAIMLFPVYWMVNASLQPNGTTLETSWLPLKPDFTGYATAISEQAGNLGTSLIISLGSVALSLAIAAPAAYALAYFKVRGAGVVLFAILISQMIPGIVVANALYTAYNDLGLLNSIPGLILADAAHGIPFAILIIRAFMNGMPASVIEAARVDGAGHVRAFWSIVIPLSRNSLITAGLFTFLFAWSDFLFALTLTTTEAVRPVTLGIFQYIGAYVNDWSSVMATAVLASIPAIVLLVAAQKYIAAGTTGGAVK; this comes from the coding sequence ATGACAACCGTTCTGAAAGCATCCGTCCGCCCACCGGTACGTGTAAAAGCACCAGCAAACAACCGCAAGAACTGGGGCTACACGGCATTGGCCATCTTCTTCCTGGCCATCATGCTCTTCCCGGTGTACTGGATGGTGAACGCCTCCCTGCAGCCCAACGGCACTACGTTGGAAACCTCGTGGCTGCCCTTGAAGCCGGACTTCACCGGCTATGCCACAGCCATCAGCGAACAAGCCGGCAATCTCGGCACCAGCCTGATCATCTCCCTCGGCAGTGTGGCATTGAGCCTGGCAATCGCAGCTCCGGCGGCCTACGCCCTGGCCTACTTCAAGGTCCGCGGCGCGGGAGTTGTCCTGTTCGCCATCCTCATCAGCCAAATGATCCCAGGCATCGTGGTAGCCAACGCCCTGTACACGGCATACAACGACCTCGGGCTGCTCAACTCCATTCCGGGGCTAATCCTTGCAGACGCGGCACATGGAATCCCGTTCGCCATCCTCATCATCCGGGCATTCATGAACGGCATGCCGGCGTCCGTGATTGAGGCAGCGCGGGTGGATGGTGCCGGACACGTCCGGGCGTTCTGGTCGATCGTGATTCCGTTGAGCCGGAACTCACTGATCACTGCGGGTCTCTTTACGTTCCTGTTTGCATGGAGCGACTTCCTGTTCGCCCTGACCCTAACCACCACGGAAGCGGTCCGTCCCGTCACCCTGGGCATCTTCCAGTACATCGGCGCCTACGTGAACGACTGGAGTTCAGTCATGGCGACGGCGGTACTCGCTTCCATCCCGGCCATCGTCCTGCTGGTCGCGGCCCAAAAATACATCGCTGCAGGCACCACCGGCGGCGCGGTCAAGTAG
- a CDS encoding acetyl-CoA C-acyltransferase, giving the protein MVEAFLVGGARTPVGRYGGALSSVRPDDLAALVVREAVARAGVDPDSIDEVILGNANGAGEENRNVARMATLLAGLPLHIPGITVNRLCASGLSAIIMASQMIKSGAADIVVAGGVESMSRAPWVQEKPTTAFAKPGQIFDTSIGWRFANPLFTKGELSRDGKMTYSMPETAEEVGRVDNISREDADAFAVRSHELALAAIAGGRFKDEIVPVTVKTRKSETVVDTDEGPREGTTMDVLAGLRPVVPGGSVVTAGNSSSLNDGASAIIVASEAAIKRFGLTPRARIIDGASAGCEPEIMGIGPVPATQKVLARTGLTVDQLGAVELNEAFATQSLASMRRLGLDPEIVNNDGGAISLGHPLGSSGSRIAITLLGRMERELASNNGPRLGLATMCIGVGQGTAMLLEGV; this is encoded by the coding sequence ATGGTCGAGGCTTTTCTTGTTGGCGGCGCACGGACGCCGGTTGGTCGTTACGGCGGGGCACTGTCCTCCGTCCGTCCTGACGACCTCGCCGCACTGGTGGTCCGCGAAGCTGTGGCGCGTGCCGGCGTCGATCCTGACTCCATTGATGAGGTCATCCTCGGCAACGCCAACGGCGCTGGCGAGGAAAACCGCAACGTCGCCCGCATGGCCACGCTCCTTGCCGGACTTCCCCTCCACATCCCGGGCATCACCGTCAACAGGCTTTGTGCCTCGGGTCTGAGCGCCATCATCATGGCCAGCCAGATGATCAAGTCCGGCGCTGCGGACATCGTGGTGGCCGGCGGAGTCGAATCCATGAGTCGTGCCCCCTGGGTGCAGGAGAAGCCCACCACTGCGTTCGCCAAGCCGGGCCAGATCTTCGATACGTCCATCGGCTGGCGCTTCGCCAACCCGCTCTTCACCAAGGGCGAGCTCTCCCGGGACGGCAAGATGACCTACTCCATGCCTGAAACGGCCGAGGAAGTGGGCCGTGTGGACAACATCTCCCGCGAGGACGCAGACGCTTTCGCTGTCCGCTCGCACGAACTCGCTTTGGCGGCCATTGCAGGCGGCCGGTTCAAGGACGAGATCGTTCCGGTCACGGTCAAAACGCGCAAATCCGAGACCGTGGTGGACACGGATGAAGGTCCCCGCGAAGGCACCACCATGGATGTCCTGGCTGGGCTTCGGCCGGTTGTCCCCGGCGGCTCCGTCGTCACTGCGGGCAACTCCTCCAGCCTCAATGACGGCGCCTCAGCCATCATCGTCGCCTCCGAGGCGGCCATCAAGAGGTTCGGCCTGACGCCTCGCGCCCGCATCATCGATGGCGCTTCGGCGGGCTGTGAGCCGGAGATCATGGGCATCGGACCCGTCCCTGCAACGCAGAAGGTCCTGGCCCGCACCGGCCTCACTGTGGACCAACTCGGTGCAGTGGAGCTCAACGAGGCTTTCGCAACCCAGTCGCTCGCGAGCATGCGTCGCCTGGGATTGGACCCGGAAATCGTCAATAACGACGGCGGTGCCATCAGTCTGGGGCACCCGCTGGGTTCCAGCGGCTCGCGTATCGCCATTACCCTTCTGGGTCGCATGGAACGGGAACTCGCCAGCAACAATGGACCCAGGCTCGGCCTTGCAACGATGTGCATCGGCGTCGGGCAAGGTACCGCAATGCTGCTGGAAGGCGTGTAA
- a CDS encoding GNAT family protein, with protein MTSIEPIILTGKFVTLEPLKPDHHDGLVEAAKDGELWKLWYTSVPTPEGMAAEIERRLGLQTQGSMVPFATRLNSTGKLIGMTTYMNIDAATPRVEIGSTWNAASVQGTGTNPDSKLLLLRHAFETLGCPAVEFRTHWLNHQSRDAIARLGAKQDGVLRNHSRTKDGVLRDTVVFSILEHEWPAVRNGLEFRLAKYGL; from the coding sequence GTGACCTCGATTGAACCCATCATCCTGACCGGCAAATTCGTGACCCTCGAACCCTTGAAGCCAGATCACCACGACGGTTTGGTGGAGGCGGCCAAGGACGGCGAACTCTGGAAGCTCTGGTACACATCCGTACCCACGCCGGAGGGCATGGCGGCGGAGATCGAGCGGCGTCTGGGCCTGCAAACGCAAGGTTCCATGGTGCCCTTCGCTACCAGGCTCAACAGCACGGGCAAGCTCATCGGAATGACGACATACATGAACATCGACGCCGCCACGCCGCGTGTCGAAATTGGCTCCACGTGGAATGCTGCGTCCGTGCAGGGCACAGGCACCAACCCCGATTCCAAGCTGTTGCTCCTTCGGCACGCCTTTGAAACACTCGGCTGCCCCGCCGTCGAGTTCCGCACGCACTGGCTCAACCACCAGTCCCGCGACGCGATTGCCCGGCTCGGGGCCAAGCAGGACGGCGTTTTACGGAACCACTCGCGCACCAAGGATGGAGTGCTTCGGGACACCGTGGTGTTCTCCATCCTCGAGCACGAATGGCCGGCTGTGCGGAACGGTTTGGAGTTCAGGCTGGCCAAGTACGGGCTGTAG
- a CDS encoding ThuA domain-containing protein yields MPETSKPIRVTVWSENRHEKRDELVARLYPEGMHGAVKAGIEENLGSAVVVRTATLDEPEHGLTEDVLANTDVLTWWGHMSHADVDDEIVERVHRHVLAGMGLIVLHSGHWSKIFTKLMGTTCTLRWRSEQDRELVWTVDPTHPIAKGVPHPIVIPEQEMYGEFFDIPTPEELVFISSFSGGEVFRSGCTFRRGHGKIFFFSPGDQDYPVYHHKDIRRVIANAVEWAVTDRPERAVPELLRYETNDFFNGKSYQGANA; encoded by the coding sequence ATGCCAGAAACAAGCAAGCCCATCCGCGTCACCGTCTGGAGCGAAAACCGGCACGAGAAGCGGGATGAACTGGTCGCGCGCCTCTATCCCGAGGGAATGCACGGCGCTGTCAAGGCCGGCATCGAGGAGAACCTGGGTTCCGCCGTCGTGGTCCGTACCGCAACCCTGGACGAACCGGAACACGGCCTCACCGAGGACGTCCTCGCCAACACCGACGTTCTGACCTGGTGGGGGCACATGTCCCACGCAGACGTTGACGACGAGATCGTGGAACGCGTCCACCGCCACGTCCTCGCGGGAATGGGCCTGATCGTGTTGCATTCCGGGCACTGGTCCAAGATCTTCACCAAGCTCATGGGCACCACCTGCACCCTGCGCTGGCGCTCCGAGCAGGACCGCGAACTCGTCTGGACCGTGGACCCCACCCACCCCATCGCGAAGGGCGTTCCGCACCCGATCGTGATCCCCGAGCAGGAAATGTACGGCGAATTCTTCGATATCCCCACGCCCGAGGAACTCGTGTTCATCAGCTCGTTCAGCGGCGGCGAAGTCTTCCGTTCCGGCTGCACGTTCCGGCGCGGCCACGGCAAGATCTTCTTCTTCAGCCCCGGCGACCAGGACTACCCGGTCTATCACCATAAAGACATCCGCAGGGTCATCGCCAACGCCGTGGAATGGGCCGTCACCGACCGCCCCGAACGCGCCGTACCGGAACTGCTCCGCTACGAGACCAACGATTTCTTCAACGGCAAGAGCTACCAAGGAGCCAACGCGTGA
- a CDS encoding enoyl-CoA hydratase/isomerase family protein, which yields MALNQEDFSTLLLEEREDRLTVLLNRPEVRNAIDQKMVDELHLVCAELERSTKMLIIAGTDGVFASGADIGQLRERRRDDALQGINSTIFVRIAKLPMPVIAALDGYCLGGGAELAYAADFRIGTPSVRIGNPETGLGILAAAGASWRLKELVGEPKAKEILLAGAVLRAEEALRISLITEIHEAPELMEAAHNLADRIGRQDPLAVRITKAVFHAPAEAHPLIDTLAQGILFESQAKFDRMQAFLDKKSAAKEPAAPTAIEDRTQK from the coding sequence ATGGCACTGAACCAGGAAGACTTCAGCACCCTCCTCCTTGAGGAACGCGAAGACCGGCTCACCGTTCTTCTCAACCGCCCCGAAGTGCGCAACGCGATCGACCAGAAGATGGTGGACGAGCTGCACCTTGTCTGTGCCGAACTCGAGCGCAGCACAAAAATGTTGATCATTGCGGGCACGGACGGCGTCTTCGCATCCGGTGCCGACATCGGACAGCTCCGGGAACGGCGCCGCGACGACGCACTGCAGGGGATCAACTCAACCATCTTCGTGCGCATCGCCAAGCTGCCCATGCCCGTTATCGCTGCGTTGGACGGGTATTGCCTGGGCGGCGGCGCGGAGCTCGCCTACGCGGCAGACTTCCGTATTGGAACCCCAAGTGTCCGGATTGGCAATCCCGAAACAGGCTTGGGAATCCTCGCCGCTGCCGGCGCCAGCTGGCGGCTCAAGGAGCTCGTGGGCGAGCCGAAAGCCAAGGAAATCCTCCTGGCCGGCGCCGTGTTGCGGGCCGAGGAAGCGCTGCGAATCAGCTTGATCACTGAGATCCACGAAGCCCCTGAGCTCATGGAGGCCGCGCATAACCTGGCTGACCGGATCGGTCGCCAGGACCCCCTGGCGGTCCGGATTACCAAAGCGGTTTTCCACGCTCCTGCGGAAGCACACCCGTTGATCGACACTCTTGCGCAGGGGATCCTTTTCGAATCCCAGGCCAAGTTCGACAGGATGCAGGCGTTCTTGGACAAGAAATCCGCCGCCAAAGAGCCCGCCGCTCCAACTGCCATCGAAGACAGGACCCAGAAATGA
- a CDS encoding SRPBCC family protein, whose product MDHTTTLTQHINASPEKVWAVLSDIPGSAGTLSGINAIQMLSEGPYGEGTRWKETRTMMGRQETVEMWVSEADPPRSTTVKALQGGADYTTRFNLAERDGGTDLTLTFGAEVVKPTLLSKAAMALFGKIGMSITRKALSRDLAEIAAKAESL is encoded by the coding sequence ATGGATCACACCACCACCCTGACGCAGCACATCAACGCCAGCCCGGAGAAGGTTTGGGCGGTGCTCTCGGACATTCCGGGCTCGGCCGGCACCCTTTCTGGCATTAACGCAATCCAGATGCTCAGTGAGGGCCCCTACGGCGAGGGCACCCGCTGGAAGGAAACCCGTACCATGATGGGCAGGCAGGAAACCGTGGAGATGTGGGTGTCGGAGGCGGACCCGCCCCGCAGTACCACGGTCAAAGCACTCCAGGGCGGCGCGGACTACACAACGCGCTTCAATCTGGCAGAGCGCGACGGCGGCACGGACCTCACGCTGACGTTCGGCGCCGAGGTCGTTAAACCTACGCTCCTTAGTAAGGCCGCCATGGCCTTGTTCGGGAAGATCGGCATGAGCATCACTCGAAAAGCCCTCAGCAGGGACCTTGCCGAGATCGCTGCAAAGGCGGAATCCCTCTGA
- a CDS encoding SGNH/GDSL hydrolase family protein — MATHRARRRHLAFAGGLAALALTLGFTASPATAAPPPPVSYVALGDSYTAGTGAGDLSRPPVACWQSPGGYVDLVDASPKVTLVANLACHGSVLSQTSPFYDFVTPTIDQQIFAGQQALAGADLVSITAGAVDAGSLLALQACSTPNTQLCAATVTGIIQNLQLGTLQTGLEATYQGIQLAAPDAAIAVLGYPRLFDPSQGDIVINGVTIVPVQNQILVNQAIDALNATIAAAVEGSGTNAVFIDVTKRFLGHAVNSANPWIVLDLTQPLLDANFHPNSAGHQAYASALLSSVQLTKLAKR, encoded by the coding sequence ATGGCAACTCATCGAGCACGACGCCGGCACTTGGCTTTTGCGGGCGGGCTGGCCGCCTTGGCACTCACTTTAGGATTCACGGCTAGCCCCGCGACCGCCGCGCCGCCGCCACCGGTCTCGTATGTCGCACTCGGCGATTCATACACGGCGGGGACTGGTGCCGGGGATTTGAGCAGGCCGCCCGTTGCTTGCTGGCAAAGCCCTGGTGGTTACGTCGACCTTGTGGACGCCTCACCAAAAGTCACCCTGGTGGCTAATTTGGCGTGTCACGGTTCTGTCCTGAGCCAGACAAGCCCGTTCTACGACTTTGTGACGCCAACAATCGACCAACAGATCTTCGCCGGGCAGCAGGCCTTGGCTGGCGCCGACCTGGTCAGCATCACAGCTGGTGCCGTGGATGCCGGCAGTTTGCTCGCTTTACAGGCCTGCTCCACGCCCAATACCCAGCTTTGCGCAGCCACCGTTACGGGCATCATTCAAAACCTGCAGCTTGGTACCCTTCAAACCGGGCTGGAGGCCACATATCAGGGCATTCAACTGGCGGCACCGGATGCTGCAATAGCTGTTTTGGGCTATCCGCGCCTGTTTGATCCGTCCCAGGGCGACATTGTTATCAATGGGGTAACAATAGTTCCAGTCCAGAACCAAATACTCGTGAATCAAGCCATTGATGCCCTTAATGCAACCATCGCGGCGGCTGTCGAAGGCAGCGGGACCAACGCAGTGTTCATCGATGTGACCAAGCGGTTCCTCGGGCATGCGGTCAACTCAGCCAATCCATGGATCGTCCTGGATCTCACCCAGCCGCTCCTGGATGCGAACTTCCATCCGAACAGCGCCGGACACCAGGCGTATGCGTCCGCTCTGCTCTCCTCCGTGCAGCTGACGAAACTCGCCAAACGATAA
- a CDS encoding 3-hydroxyacyl-CoA dehydrogenase family protein: MTAVPAIPHVVGVLGGGRMGAGIAHAFLTKGATVIVVERDHDAAAGAQGRVADALAKSAARGTLSETPEEVMARFSTSTDYESFIHCGLVVEAVPEDYDLKVSALKAVEDHLSADAFLASNTSSLSVTGLANELRRPANFVGLHFFNPVPASTLIEVVLAKETSPELAQAAKNWTEALGKTAVVVNDAPGFASSRLGVAIALEAMRMVEEGVASAEDIDAAMVLGYKHPTGPLKTTDIVGLDVRLGIAEYLHSTLGDRFAPPQILRDKVARGELGRKTGKGFFDWTD, translated from the coding sequence ATGACAGCCGTTCCCGCAATTCCACACGTTGTCGGAGTCCTCGGCGGTGGCCGGATGGGTGCAGGCATCGCACACGCGTTCCTGACCAAGGGCGCCACGGTCATCGTGGTGGAGCGGGATCATGACGCAGCGGCCGGAGCCCAAGGCCGTGTGGCCGACGCCCTTGCCAAGTCGGCTGCCCGCGGCACCCTGAGCGAAACCCCTGAAGAAGTTATGGCCCGCTTCAGTACGTCCACGGACTACGAATCCTTCATCCACTGCGGCCTGGTGGTAGAAGCCGTGCCCGAGGATTACGACCTCAAGGTCTCCGCGTTGAAGGCGGTGGAGGACCACCTTTCCGCGGATGCCTTCCTGGCCTCGAACACGTCATCGTTGTCCGTTACGGGCTTGGCGAATGAACTCCGCAGGCCAGCCAACTTCGTCGGCCTGCACTTCTTTAACCCGGTGCCCGCCTCCACCCTCATCGAAGTGGTGCTGGCCAAGGAAACCTCCCCCGAACTCGCCCAAGCGGCAAAGAACTGGACCGAGGCACTTGGCAAGACCGCCGTCGTCGTCAATGACGCGCCCGGCTTTGCCTCTTCCCGGCTGGGCGTCGCTATTGCCCTGGAGGCCATGCGCATGGTTGAGGAGGGCGTGGCATCAGCGGAGGACATCGACGCCGCCATGGTCCTTGGCTACAAGCACCCCACCGGGCCGCTCAAGACCACCGACATCGTGGGTCTTGATGTTCGTCTGGGTATCGCCGAATACCTGCATTCCACGCTGGGTGACCGCTTCGCGCCGCCGCAGATCCTGCGGGACAAAGTTGCCCGCGGGGAACTGGGCCGCAAGACGGGCAAGGGCTTCTTCGACTGGACCGACTGA
- a CDS encoding sugar ABC transporter permease encodes MSLTTDLSQTAPRSTGKAAGKANRKHGRVADPQTEARTPRRRTRQRRERIFQWLFLVPAVVYMALFFGYPVVKNVVMSFQDYTTATFFTGEAPWVGFANYVTVLSSSLFSTSLLNTALFTIGSIIGQFAIGLALAIFFQRKFPLNGILRSLLLLPWLLPLIVSSAVWRWILDKDSGALNRFLGDLGIIDTGIPWLTSTSLALIAVVGVNIWIGIPFNLTILYGGLQEIPDELYEAGSLDGATGWRAFRHITWPMLRPVVSVVLVLGVVYTLKVLDIILGLTNGGPANSTQTIATQSYDLSFHEFKFGEGAALGNVLVIISLVFAVLYLRASRRAVDE; translated from the coding sequence ATGTCATTGACAACAGATCTATCGCAAACAGCGCCACGTTCCACCGGAAAGGCCGCGGGAAAGGCCAACCGGAAGCACGGCCGCGTGGCCGACCCCCAAACGGAAGCGCGGACCCCCAGGCGGCGCACCCGCCAACGCCGCGAGCGCATCTTCCAGTGGCTCTTCCTGGTCCCTGCTGTGGTCTACATGGCGCTGTTCTTTGGCTACCCCGTGGTCAAGAACGTCGTCATGAGTTTCCAGGACTACACAACGGCCACGTTCTTCACCGGAGAGGCCCCCTGGGTGGGTTTCGCCAACTACGTGACTGTCTTGTCGTCGTCGTTGTTCTCAACCTCACTGCTGAACACTGCTCTGTTCACCATCGGTTCCATTATCGGCCAATTCGCGATCGGGCTGGCGCTGGCCATCTTCTTCCAGCGGAAGTTTCCGCTCAACGGAATACTGCGGTCCCTGCTCCTTCTCCCTTGGCTCCTTCCCTTGATCGTTTCGAGTGCCGTGTGGCGCTGGATCCTGGACAAGGACAGCGGAGCATTGAACCGCTTCCTTGGCGACCTCGGCATCATCGATACCGGCATCCCGTGGCTGACCAGCACCTCGCTTGCCCTGATCGCGGTGGTAGGCGTGAACATCTGGATCGGCATTCCCTTCAACCTGACCATCCTCTACGGCGGCTTGCAGGAGATCCCGGACGAGCTTTACGAGGCCGGATCCCTGGATGGGGCCACGGGTTGGAGGGCGTTCCGGCACATCACGTGGCCGATGCTCCGACCGGTGGTGAGCGTGGTGCTGGTGCTCGGCGTCGTCTACACCCTCAAGGTGTTGGACATCATCCTGGGCCTGACCAATGGTGGCCCGGCGAACTCGACCCAGACCATCGCCACCCAGTCCTACGATCTCTCGTTCCACGAATTCAAGTTCGGCGAGGGCGCGGCGCTGGGAAACGTACTGGTGATCATTTCCTTGGTCTTCGCGGTCCTGTACCTGCGGGCCAGCCGACGCGCAGTGGATGAGTGA